A window of Juglans regia cultivar Chandler chromosome 7, Walnut 2.0, whole genome shotgun sequence contains these coding sequences:
- the LOC108989492 gene encoding armadillo repeat-containing protein LFR yields the protein MQKRDQSKSAGGAGGAAGPTPKRGRPFGSSSAAAAAASETAAPSNLLGPSLHVHSSFADQNNKRIVLALQSGLKSELTWALNTLTLLSFKEKDDMRKDATPLAKIPGLLDALLQVIDDWRDIALPKELIRTPRVRTLGANSTVTGFGNELGSLGSNGTPLHPILKYGSSVMEPMVQNNISKSHPSNWWFDEDGLFNLDEEGRAEKQQCAAAASNIIRNFSFMPENEIIMAQHRHCLETAFQCIEDHFTEDEELVTNALETIVNLAPLLDLRIFSSSKPSYIKITEKRAVQSVMGMLGSAVKAWHCAAAELLGRLIINPDNEPFLRPFVPQIHKRLVDLMSFPALDAQAVAVGALYNLAEVNMDCRLKLASERWAIDRLLKVIKTPHPVPEICRKAAMILESLVSEPQNRGLLLAYENSFAEILFADGRYSDTFARILYELTARPNNKVAAARGVWGM from the exons ATGCAGAAGAGAGACCAGAGCAAGTCGGCTGGAGGCGCAGGAGGCGCCGCCGGTCCCACTCCCAAGAGAGGCCGCCCATTCGGCAGCAGCTCCGCCGCTGCAGCCGCAGCATCTGAAACGGCTGCTCCGTCGAACCTCCTCGGCCCATCTCTCCACGTTCATAGCTCCTTCGCTG atcaaaacaataaaaggaTAGTTCTCGCCCTTCAAAGTGGATTAAAGAGTGAGCTGACCTGGGCATTGAATACTCTCACACTGCTCTCATTCAAGGAAAAGGATGACATGCGCAAAGATGCAACCCCTCTTGCAAAAATTCCTGGGTTGCTGGATGCTCTTCTCCAAGTT ATTGATGACTGGCGCGATATAGCTCTTCCTAAAGAACTCATAAGGACACCAAGGGTCAGAACACTAGGTGCAAATTCAACCGTAACAGGATTTGGGAATGAGTTGGGTTCGTTGGGGTCAAATGGTACTCCCCTGCATCCTAT CCTAAAGTATGGTTCATCTGTCATGGAACCAATGGTACAGAACAATATTTCCAAATCTCATCCTTCAAATTGGTGGTTTGATGAAGATGGTCTGTTTAATCTTGATGAAGAAGGGCGAGCAGAAAAGCAGCAATGCGCTGCTGCTGCTTCAAACATTATCCGGAACTTCTCTTTCATgcctgaaaatgaaattattatggCCCAGCATCGTCATTGCTTGGAAACAGCATTCCAGTGCATAGAAGATCACTTCACGG AGGATGAGGAACTTGTCACAAATGCCCTTGAGACTATTGTAAATTTGGCTCCATTGCTTGACCTTCGAATTTTTAGCTCATCAAAGCCATCCTACATCAAAATAAC AGAAAAACGTGCAGTTCAATCCGTCATGGGGATGCTAGGATCTGCAGTCAAAGCATGGCATTGTGCAGCTGCTGAATTACTAGGGCGTTTGATAATAAATCCTGATAACGAGCCTTTCCTTCGTCCCTTTGTTCCACAG ATACACAAGCGTTTAGTTGATCTTATGAGCTTTCCAGCGTTGGATGCCCAAGCAGTTGCTGTTGGTGCTCTCTATAACCTTGCAGAAGTTAATATGGACTGCAGATTGAAGCTCGCCAGCGAGCGATG GGCAATTGACCGACTGCTCAAGGTGATCAAGACGCCGCACCCTGTTCCAGAAATTTGCAGGAAAGCTGCAATGATACTTGAGAGCCTGGTCTCTGAACCACAGAATAGGGGGTTGCTGCTAGCTTATGAGAATTCCTTTGCAGAGATACTCTTTGCCGATGGCAGATATTCTGATACATTTGCGAGGATATTGTACGAGCTAACGGCTAGACCCAATAACAAAGTGGCAGCAGCACGTGGTGTTTGGGGCATGTAA
- the LOC108989498 gene encoding 3-ketoacyl-CoA synthase 11-like: MADERKQNPETQLVSVQAPVERRQNNLPNFLLSVRLKYVKLGYHYLISNAMYLLLVPLLCIASARLSTINVQELVQLWQNLKFDLVSGTVFSALMVFLATLYFMSRPRKVYLVNFACYKPEAERTCTREIFMERSIRLGSFSEENLAFQKKILERSGLGQKTYLPEAILRVPPNPCMAEARKEAETVMFGAIDELLAKTGVRAKDIGILVVNCSLFNPTPSLSAMIVNHYKLRGNIVSYNLGGMGCSAGLISIDLAKQLLQVHPNSYALVVSMENITLNWYFGNDRSMLVSNCLFRMGGAAILLSNRSSDRRRSKYQLIHTVRTHKGSDDKCYNCVLQREDETKRIGVSLSKDLMAVAGDALKTNITTLGPLVLPMSEQLLFFATLVGRKILKMKIKPYIPDFKLAFEHFCIHAGGRAVLDELEKNLELTDWHMEPSRMTLNRFGNTSSSSLWYELAYSEAKGRIRKGDRTWQIAFGSGFKCNSAVWRALRTIDPTKEKSPWMDEIHEFPVHVPKVESINVS; the protein is encoded by the exons ATGGCAGATGAGAGGAAACAAAACCCGGAGACTCAATTGGTTTCTGTTCAAGCTCCGGTGGAGAGAAGGCAAAACAACCTTCCCAACTTTCTCTTGTCTGTCAGACTCAAGTATGTGAAGCTTGGGTACCACTACTTGATCTCCAACGCCATGTACCTCTTGCTTGTTCCGCTTCTTTGCATAGCTTCAGCTCGTCTTTCAACAATCAATGTCCAAGAACTCGTCCAGTTATGGCAAAACCTAAAGTTCGATCTTGTTTCGGGGACTGTCTTCTCAGCTCTTATGGTTTTCCTTGCCACCCTTTACTTCATGAGCCGTCCAAGAAAAGTTTACCTGGTAAACTTCGCATGTTACAAGCCAGAAGCAGAGCGAACGTGTACTCGGGAGATTTTCATGGAAAGATCTATTCGACTTGGGAGTTTCTCAGAGGAAAACTTGGCCTTTCAAAAGAAGATATTGGAGAGGTCAGGGTTGGGCCAGAAAACGTACTTGCCGGAGGCCATCTTGCGAGTCCCCCCCAACCCGTGTATGGCCGAGGCAAGGAAGGAGGCTGAGACTGTGATGTTCGGAGCCATTGATGAGCTCTTGGCAAAGACCGGAGTGAGGGCTAAGGACATCGGGATTCTTGTGGTCAATTGTAGCTTGTTCAATCCAACTCCGTCCCTCTCCGCCATGATCGTCAATCACTACAAGCTCAGAGGGAACATTGTAAGCTATAATCTTGGTGGTATGGGTTGCAGTGCTGGCCTCATTTCTATAGACCTTGCTAAACAACTTCTACAG GTGCACCCCAACTCTTATGCCTTGGTCGTGAGCATGGAGAACATCACCCTCAACTGGTACTTTGGCAACGACCGATCCATGCTCGTCTCCAATTGCCTCTTCCGCATGGGCGGCGCAGCGATTCTCTTATCAAACCGATCCTCCGATCGTCGCCGCTCAAAGTACCAGCTAATCCACACCGTACGCACTCACAAGGGTTCGGATGATAAGTGTTACAACTGCGTCTTACAAAGAGAGGATGAAACCAAAAGAATTGGCGTTTCGCTCTCTAAAGATCTAATGGCAGTTGCTGGAGACGCACTCAAGACCAATATCACTACGCTTGGGCCTTTGGTCCTTCCCATGTCAGAACAACTCCTATTTTTTGCGACTTTGGTGGGaagaaaaattcttaaaatgaaaataaagccATACATTCCTGACTTTAAACTTGCATTCGAGCATTTCTGCATTCATGCAGGAGGGAGAGCAGTGCTAGATGAGCTTGAGAAAAACCTTGAGCTCACCGACTGGCATATGGAGCCTTCAAGAATGACTCTTAATAGGTTTGGAAACACTTCAAGCAGTTCTCTGTGGTATGAGCTGGCTTACTCTGAGGCCAAGGGTAGGATCAGAAAGGGTGACCGAACATGGCAGATTGCTTTCGGTTCTGGATTTAAGTGTAACAGTGCTGTGTGGCGTGCATTGAGGACCATCGATCCGACGAAGGAAAAGAGTCCTTGGATGGATGAGATTCACGAGTTCCCAGTTCATGTTCCAAAAGTCGAATCCATTAATGTTTCTTGA